Proteins from a genomic interval of Colias croceus chromosome 2, ilColCroc2.1:
- the LOC123704081 gene encoding bystin, translating into MGKAKKLKPSQVGQNIALADQIEATNSVKSKNRIKEKNRHDEDEEFVNADLSKKILKAARRQQAEFGTDIASSSTKNTLPLSINDSNSDNEDQSDQDDLEPDTYYENIEINEEDEEAIRMFMSANPERTRTLADIIKDKITDKHTELQTQFSDVETLKLQNIDPRIKAMYQGVRDVLQKYRSGKLPKAFKMIPHLQNWEQILYLTEPTTWSAAAMYQATRIFASNLKEKMAQRFYNLVLLPRVRDDLAEYKRLNFHLYQALRKSLFKPGAFMKGILLPLLEAGDCTLREAIIVGSVLARNSVPVLHSSAAMLKIAEMDYTGASSIFLRILFDKKYALPYRVVDSVVFHFLRFNNDHRTLPVLWHQALLTFVQRYKADISTEQRDALLELLRKQAHPTITPEIRRELHAAKCRDIEVNEAVPSCMVVE; encoded by the exons ATGGGAAAAgcgaaaaaattaaaaccctCACAAGTAGGTCAAAACATAGCCCTTGCTGATCAAATAGAAGCGACAAATTCAGTGAAATCGAAGAACAgaatcaaagaaaaaaatagacACGATGAGGACGAAGAA ttcGTCAACGCAGACTTGTCGAAAAAGATCTTGAAAGCCGCTCGGCGGCAACAGGCTGAATTTGGAACTGACATTGCTTCATCTTCTACTAAAAATACACTTCCTCTGTCTATAAATG ATTCCAATTCTGACAATGAGGACCAATCAGATCAGGATGATCTTGAACCAGACACATATTacgaaaatattgaaatcaaTGAAGAAGATGAGGAGGCAATTCGAATGTTTATGTCAGCGAATCCTGAAAGGACAAGAACATTGGCTGATATTATCAAGGATAAAATAACTGACAAACACACTGAACTCCAAACACAATTCTCAGATGTAGAAACACTCAAGTTACAGAACATAGATCCGag GATAAAAGCTATGTATCAAGGAGTTAGAGATGTCTTACAGAAGTACAGATCAGGAAAATTGCCAAAAGCATTTAAAATGATCCCTCATTTGCAAAATTGGGAGCAAATTCTATATCTCACTGAACCAACAACTTGGTCTGCGGCTGCTATGTATCAG GCTACAAGAATATTTGCATCAAATCTAAAGGAAAAGATGGCCCAAAGGTTTTACAATCTAGTATTGTTGCCAAGAGTGAGAGATGATTTGGCTGAATACAAAAGATTAAATTTCCATTTATATCAGGCTCTGAGGAAATCCCTCTTCAAACCTGGAGCTTTTATGAAGGGTATTCTGTTACCCTTGTTGGAA GCAGGTGACTGTACTTTACGGGAAGCTATTATTGTAGGCTCAGTACTTGCTCGAAATTCTGTGCCTGTATTACATTCAAGTGCGGCTATGTTGAAAATAGCTGAAATGGACTACACTGGTGCTAGTTCAATATTCCTTAGGATTCTATTTGATAAGAAGTATGCATTACCATATAGAGTGGTTGATTCTGTAGTATTCCACTTCTTAAG ATTTAACAATGATCACAGAACATTGCCTGTACTATGGCATCAAGCCTTACTGACATTTGTACAAAGATACAAGGCAGATATATCTACTGAGCAGCGTGATGCTCTCTTGGAATTGTTGAGGAAACAAGCACATCCTACTATTACACCTGAG ATAAGACGAGAACTCCATGCTGCCAAATGTAGGGATATTGAAGTCAATGAAGCTGTACCAAGTTGTATGGtggttgaataa
- the LOC123704146 gene encoding uncharacterized protein LOC123704146 yields the protein MKGTKTTALVLAVLLIAAEGNVAKYNHVAKLYFDDISPSIGKDVSPKWNLGQTATVNDYVDNTISMLVPFMQENGLDPMFLPDIVEGFEVRLLLITYSAWLKLQNGSMTGLVNVSRFEDQLVNYFAKMLRVKVQLQFSDLEFNYDYLVKVMNIGPTGRIVGSLDRFRIVADILIDFNNDEIHLQQFSLTDVGRLRVALRGNVLTDWLVNPVIRVFTTLFNGIIMWTVESTIRNVAQSAITDINSAIREVINQIESYNY from the exons ATGAAGGGTACGAAGACAACAGCGTTGGTTTTGGCGGTGCTGCTTATTGCCGCCGAAGGCAATGTTGCCAAATATAATCATGT AgcaaaattgtattttgatgatatttcACCATCTATTGGAAAGGACGTAAGTCCAAAATGGAATCTAGGTCAAACGGCAACAGTCAATGATTACGTGGACAATACCATCTCTATGCTTGTACCTTTCATGCAAGAAAATGGCTTGGATCCCATGTTTCTACCCGATATTGTTGAAGGTTTTGAAGTg cgACTCTTACTCATCACATATAGCGCATGGTTGAAGCTTCAAAATGGAAGTATGACGGGTCTCGTTAATGTCTCTCGATTTGAAGATCAGCTTGTAAATTACTTTGCTAAGATGTTGCGTGTTAAGGTCCAGCTTCAATTTAGCGATCTTGAG TTCAATTATGATTACCTTGTAAAGGTCATGAACATTGGTCCCACGGGACGAATTGTTGGTTCATTGGATCGCTTTAGAATAGTTGCCGATATCTTAATAGATTTCAATAATGACGAAATTCACTTACAACAGTTCTCGCTAACGGATGTCGG aCGCCTACGAGTAGCGCTACGTGGAAATGTTCTCACTGATTGGCTTGTCAACCCAGTTATCAGAGTCTTCACGACTCTCTTCAATGGTATCATCATGTGGACCGTTGAGTCAACAATACGTAATGTGGCTCAATCTGCTATCACAGACATCAATTCTGCTATTCGTGAAGTTATCAACCAGATCGAGTCTTACAATTATTAG
- the LOC123704163 gene encoding very-long-chain (3R)-3-hydroxyacyl-CoA dehydratase hpo-8, which yields MSSKTLKKPKNTELSAVGKLYLIAYNSVQTLGWSYMLWQTLVHFLNRGTLDTFWEEIKWTVYIFQNAAVLEILHAAVGLVPSGVFLVLMQVFSRVFLVCGGFMIAHGPTVSPGLPVCVFAWSITEIVRYSYYALNIMKAVPENLLFLRYSTFLFLYPIGITGELLCWYHTLDEVVEKQIFTMSMPNTWNFIFNYYYFLVIYMLSYIPLFPVLFGHMLKQRKRMLSGEPKKSK from the exons atgtcgtccaaaactttaaaaaagcCAAAAAACACAGAATTATCAGCTGTTGGAAAACTGTATCTTATCGCCTATAACAGTGTGCAAACTTTAGg ATGGTCATACATGTTATGGCAAACTCTTGTCCACTTCCTGAACCGTGGAACCTTGGACACTTTTTGGGAAGAAATTAAATGGACAGTGTACATATTTCAAAATGCTGCAGTTTTAGAA atcCTCCATGCAGCCGTTGGCTTGGTACCGTCAGGGGTATTCTTGGTTCTCATGCAAGTGTTCTCCAGGGTTTTCCTGGTGTGTGGTGGATTTATGATAGCACATGGACCCACGGTTAGCCCTGGACTACCAGTATGCGTCTTTGCTTGGTCTATCACCGAAATAGTCAGATACTCATACTATGCATTGAATATTATGAAAGCGGTGCCTGAAAATCTACTGTTTTTAAG GTACTCAACCTTCCTGTTTCTGTATCCAATTGGTATAACAGGAGAGTTGCTATGCTGGTATCACACGCTTGACGAAGTCGTAGAGAAGCAAATCTTTACCATGTCTATGCCCAACACATGGAACTTTATATTCAACTATTATTACTTCCTGGTTATTTACATGCTGTCCTATATTCCGTTATTCCCTGTTCTCTTCGGACACATGTTGAAACAAAGGAAAAGGATGCTGTCTGGTGAACCCAAAAAATCGAAATAG
- the LOC123704209 gene encoding 60S ribosomal protein L30: MVAAKKQKKTIESINSRLALVMKSGKYCLGYKQTLKTLRQGKAKLVIIAKNAPPLRKSEIEYYALLAKTGVHHYSGNNIELGTACGKYYRVCTLAITDPGDSDIITTLPEATV; encoded by the exons ATGGTCGCGGCTAAGAAACAA AAAAAGACCATTGAGTCTATCAACTCAAGGCTGGCGCTAGTAATGAAATCTGGCAAATACTGCTTGGGTTACAAACAGACACTGAAGACACTGCGACAGGGCAAGGCTAAACTAGTCATCATTGCCAAGAATGCTCCTCCCCTAAG GAAATCAGAAATTGAGTACTACGCTCTGTTGGCCAAGACCGGAGTCCACCACTACAGTGGAAACAACATTGAGCTGGGCACAGCTTGCGGAAAGTACTACCGCGTGTGCACACTCGCCATCACAGACCCTGGTGACTCTGACATCATCACCACATTGCCTGAGGCAAccgtttaa
- the LOC123704116 gene encoding collagen alpha-1(III) chain-like isoform X2, producing the protein MDGPNRGFRGGRGGPPGGPRGRGNFDMRGRGGPGMRGRGGPPRGGGPPMRGGPRPFRGGPMRGGGGERGGRFPPGPQGPGPHPVPTIESRGPPQNTGGFVNNRGGPGGMRGRGGRGRGDFVPRGDRGVGRGGPYMRGRGGRGGHGPQGGPPAGPHGAPHDQSGPLPRPAPQGISPPQVAYKRGGGPPHGGPGAPPKRGRFEGPRGGGGGGGRPQQSGGYQQAPAHNPAPQPNGYGPPAHTGYQPYEQPAADPYATSSYNTSSSYQGGSYSTPAPAPASTGYNSGGYGSNYGYSTGQGGYENDGYGAGGAGDAGYGPSEPSYGGAAPAYDSYAQPSYNTYQQPQTQYNASYGGSW; encoded by the exons ATGGACGGTCCAAATCGTGGTTTTCGTGGAGGACGCGGTGGGCCACCCGGGGGCCCTCGCGGGCGAGGAAACTTTGATATGAGAGGACG GGGCGGACCTGGCATGCGGGGTCGAGGTGGTCCGCCGCGAGGTGGTGGTCCACCTATGCGAGGTGGTCCTCGACCATTCCGCGGCGGACCGATGCGTGGAGGTGGTGGTGAGAGAGGTGGCCGATTTCCACCCGGTCCACAAGGTCCTGGCCCACATCCAGTACCGACCATTGAGAGTAGAGGACCTCCACAAA ATACAGGTGGATTTGTCAACAACAGAGGAGGTCCCGGAGGAATGAGAGGACGTGGTGGTAGAGGAAGAGGTGACTTTGTGCCTCGTGGAGACAGGGGTGTTGGACGTGGAGGTCCTTACATGAGAG GTAGAGGAGGGCGAGGTGGTCATGGTCCACAAGGAGGCCCGCCAGCCGGTCCTCACGGAGCCCCACATGACCAGAGTGGGCCCTTACCCAGACCAGCACCCCAGGGAATTTCACCTCCGCAAGTCGCATACAAGAGAGGCGGTGGACCTCCGCATGGTGGCCCAGGTGCTCCACCAAAACGGGGAAG GTTTGAAGGCCCACGGGGTGGCGGCGGAGGAGGTGGAAGGCCACAGCAATCTGGGGGTTACCAACAGGCACCGGCACACAATCCAGCGCCACAACCAAACGGTTATGGACCACCAGC ACACACAGGTTACCAACCATATGAACAGCCAGCGGCAGATCCTTATGCAACATCTTCATACAACACATCTag TTCATATCAAGGTGGTAGCTATTCAACACCAGCTCCCGCCCCTGCGAGCACTGGTTATAATTCTGGTGGTTATGGCTCAAATTATGGCTATTCCACGGGACAAGGGGGCTACGAAAATGATGGCTATGG TGCGGGAGGCGCGGGCGACGCGGGCTACGGGCCGAGCGAGCCGTCGTACGGCGGCGCCGCGCCCGCGTACGACTCGTACGCGCAGCCCTCCTACAACACGTACCAGCAGCCGCAGACGCAGTACAACGCTAGCTATGGTG GCAGTTGGTGA
- the LOC123704116 gene encoding spidroin-2-like isoform X1 — protein MDGPNRGFRGGRGGPPGGPRGRGNFDMRGRGGPGMRGRGGPPRGGGPPMRGGPRPFRGGPMRGGGGERGGRFPPGPQGPGPHPVPTIESRGPPQNTGGFVNNRGGPGGMRGRGGRGRGDFVPRGDRGVGRGGPYMRGRGGRGGHGPQGGPPAGPHGAPHDQSGPLPRPAPQGISPPQVAYKRGGGPPHGGPGAPPKRGRFEGPRGGGGGGGRPQQSGGYQQAPAHNPAPQPNGYGPPAHTGYQPYEQPAADPYATSSYNTSSSYQGGSYSTPAPAPASTGYNSGGYGSNYGYSTGQGGYENDGYGSAGGAGDAGYGPSEPSYGGAAPAYDSYAQPSYNTYQQPQTQYNASYGGSW, from the exons ATGGACGGTCCAAATCGTGGTTTTCGTGGAGGACGCGGTGGGCCACCCGGGGGCCCTCGCGGGCGAGGAAACTTTGATATGAGAGGACG GGGCGGACCTGGCATGCGGGGTCGAGGTGGTCCGCCGCGAGGTGGTGGTCCACCTATGCGAGGTGGTCCTCGACCATTCCGCGGCGGACCGATGCGTGGAGGTGGTGGTGAGAGAGGTGGCCGATTTCCACCCGGTCCACAAGGTCCTGGCCCACATCCAGTACCGACCATTGAGAGTAGAGGACCTCCACAAA ATACAGGTGGATTTGTCAACAACAGAGGAGGTCCCGGAGGAATGAGAGGACGTGGTGGTAGAGGAAGAGGTGACTTTGTGCCTCGTGGAGACAGGGGTGTTGGACGTGGAGGTCCTTACATGAGAG GTAGAGGAGGGCGAGGTGGTCATGGTCCACAAGGAGGCCCGCCAGCCGGTCCTCACGGAGCCCCACATGACCAGAGTGGGCCCTTACCCAGACCAGCACCCCAGGGAATTTCACCTCCGCAAGTCGCATACAAGAGAGGCGGTGGACCTCCGCATGGTGGCCCAGGTGCTCCACCAAAACGGGGAAG GTTTGAAGGCCCACGGGGTGGCGGCGGAGGAGGTGGAAGGCCACAGCAATCTGGGGGTTACCAACAGGCACCGGCACACAATCCAGCGCCACAACCAAACGGTTATGGACCACCAGC ACACACAGGTTACCAACCATATGAACAGCCAGCGGCAGATCCTTATGCAACATCTTCATACAACACATCTag TTCATATCAAGGTGGTAGCTATTCAACACCAGCTCCCGCCCCTGCGAGCACTGGTTATAATTCTGGTGGTTATGGCTCAAATTATGGCTATTCCACGGGACAAGGGGGCTACGAAAATGATGGCTATGG CAGTGCGGGAGGCGCGGGCGACGCGGGCTACGGGCCGAGCGAGCCGTCGTACGGCGGCGCCGCGCCCGCGTACGACTCGTACGCGCAGCCCTCCTACAACACGTACCAGCAGCCGCAGACGCAGTACAACGCTAGCTATGGTG GCAGTTGGTGA
- the LOC123704201 gene encoding p53 and DNA damage-regulated protein 1, whose translation MDDQAKSLKYLVSVEKLADEILSDRREIVLLDKRRNQNREALRDLTKTNQKQCWVTVGSVLVKHNIEATKALLEADQKQLNIDINKLRSNLKVKVNDLRDLEMQPPVPGLMLVPMSNKETEAFSRAGLIKY comes from the coding sequence ATGGATGACCAGGCTAAATCACTAAAGTATTTAGTGTCGGTAGAAAAGTTGGCGGATGAAATTTTAAGCGACAGACGTGAAATAGTGTTATTGGATAAGAGAAGAAATCAGAATCGTGAAGCATTAAGAGATCTCACTAAGACAAATCAAAAGCAGTGCTGGGTTACTGTTGGTTCAGTACTTGTTAAACATAACATTGAAGCTACCAAAGCATTGTTGGAAGCTGATCAGAAGCAACTTaacatagatataaataagCTGCGTAGTAATCttaaagttaaagttaatGATTTAAGGGATTTGGAGATGCAGCCACCTGTACCAGGCTTAATGTTAGTGCCAATGTCCAATAAAGAAACAGAAGCCTTTTCAAGAGCAGGACTTATAAAGTACTAA